In Streptomyces seoulensis, the following are encoded in one genomic region:
- a CDS encoding uracil-DNA glycosylase codes for MDDSGGLARLDRRVSECRACPRLVEWREEVARTKRAAFADWTYWGRPVPGFGPADARLAIIGLAPAAHGGNRTGRMFTGDRSGDVLYQALHDLGLASQPTSAALDDGLELYGVRVTAPVHCAPPANKPTHGERDTCRPWLVQELKLLRPTLRAVVVLGAFGWQAALPALTEAGWTVPRPRPAFGHGAHVPLEGGLDLYGCFHVSQRNTFTGRLTPEMLRETLGTAAQMAGLR; via the coding sequence ATGGACGACAGCGGTGGCCTCGCCCGGCTGGACCGGCGCGTGAGCGAGTGCCGTGCCTGCCCGCGCCTGGTGGAGTGGCGCGAGGAGGTGGCCCGTACCAAGCGGGCCGCGTTCGCGGACTGGACGTACTGGGGGCGCCCGGTGCCCGGCTTCGGCCCTGCCGACGCCCGGCTGGCGATCATCGGGCTGGCCCCCGCCGCGCACGGCGGCAACCGCACCGGCCGCATGTTCACCGGCGACCGCTCCGGAGACGTGCTCTACCAGGCCCTCCACGACCTGGGCCTCGCCTCCCAGCCCACCTCGGCCGCCCTCGACGACGGGCTGGAACTGTACGGCGTCCGTGTCACCGCCCCCGTGCACTGCGCCCCGCCGGCGAACAAGCCGACGCACGGCGAGCGCGACACCTGCCGGCCCTGGCTGGTGCAGGAGCTGAAGCTGCTCCGGCCGACGCTCCGGGCCGTCGTCGTGCTCGGCGCCTTCGGCTGGCAGGCGGCGCTGCCCGCGCTCACCGAGGCGGGCTGGACCGTACCCCGCCCCCGCCCCGCCTTCGGCCACGGCGCCCACGTCCCGCTCGAAGGCGGCCTGGACCTCTACGGCTGCTTCCACGTCAGCCAGCGCAACACCTTCACCGGCCGCCTCACCCCGGAGATGCTCCGCGAGACCCTGGGGACGGCGGCGCAGATGGCCGGCCTGCGCTAA